The DNA sequence ATCAGCAAACAGACCTTGCCTTGAGACTTGCAAGGGCTCTTCAAAACGATTTGTAGCTGTTCATTGTTATAATTATCCTGGAGTGTAATGACTCTATTGCCAAGTGCTCACCTTCTCTAGGTGCAATTTTTTAGAAGCTTCTTTAGTTTCTCCATCTTACCTTGGCTTCTCAAGGTTTTCagcatgcttttttttttctttcttacttgACGGGATTCACTTGTGTCTATGCTTGTCTTTTTGGGCACATTCATATAGCTTCCTACTTGTTTAAATTTGAAACAAATAGGGGGCTGATTGATGTGGTTAAAGTGTCCTCCATCATGAGTATTAGGAGCCTTCATTTCGTTTTTCATGGTTCCACTAGCATTGTCATGAGTAGAGTCTCCTTAAAAGATAATGCAAGTTAACAGTGACATCTCTCTTTGCTCCAGATTTAGTTAGTCTTGCTTCAACTTCCAATACTAGTTGATAAAAATTAACTAACCTCTTATGGATTTCCAAAACCAAGAAAATTGAACTGAGATAAAACAAACTCTGATAGTATATTAAATGAATTAACACCTCGAAGTCAGTGTGTCTTCTTTCTTTGAGGCAGGGACACCTGTACAGgtgacagtgaaaacatttgagggATGGAGTATAATAGAGATGGCAAAGTTGAACTCAACTTGTGCTACATTTAGCAGTTTACTAGACCAATATTGATGGCCTTTTGCCCTCAATTTCTCTTGTTTCTAAGCAACTTGGGACTAAATTAAAGCTTATATCCTCTCCAAATCTTTCTTAAACAAGCTTTACAACTTTCAGAACTAACTCTTATTAGCTTGACCCATATCATAATCATATTAGGGCTTTTGGAGGCCAATTAGACTTTGTATAGGATTTTAGAAGCCTTCCAAAATTTCCACAAAaaacattttaaaaaaataatcatattatTTCCAGTCAAGGTTGGACTGAAACTCCTCTCTTAATCCAAGTAGAATAAGGTCATCTCTTTAGGACTTGGTCTGACTTTTTAGTAAGAATCTGATTATTGTCTCACTTTTTAGTAAGAATCACTTAGTTACCTTCTCCTGCAGCCCCGCTAAGCCTTAAACTATGAATTGTCAATTGATTCCACTGTCTATATCTTGCTTACAAGTAACCGATGCTGATTAGTTTTGCATGCACATGCACTCCATTTGTGTTCAATTTAAACCTGCTTTTGCATATACATGTTTGCTTATTTATTTCAATATTTATTATACTTTGTAGGTACTCTTTAATTTTGTGTTTCCAGCACATGGCTGGTCCTGATTGCGAGAGAGATTATTCATGGATAGAAAAAGTGAAATCTGGAGGTTCAGTTCCTTGCCTTGAACCAGAAAACTGCTCAAATGGTTGGGCCACTCCCCCAGGTGATAAATTCATGATTAGAGGCCCCAACTACCTCTCAGACAAGGTGAAAATACCTGGTGGTGGGTATATTCTAAAGCCTCTTGGATTTGATTGGATAAAAGGCCCCACAAAAATTGGCAACCTATTGAGCAACACAAACCACCGTGTAAGAAGAGCTATTGATGATGAAACTGCAAGAGGTAACAATCCCTTTGTTTGGGCCTTTAATCTACAAATTCCCTCCAAGGATAATTATAGTGCAATTGCATACTTTGTAGCACTTGAACCTATACAGGATGGTATTCTTGTGGACAAATTTTTGAAAGGTGATGACACATTTCGAAATTCTAGGCTTAAACTGATAGCTAATATAGTCGAGGGTCCTTGGATAGTTAGAACTGCTGTTGGCGAACAAGCTATCTGTATACTAGGAAGAGCTCTTTCTTGCAAGTACATGTCTGAATCGAACTACTTTGAGGTAGATGTGGATATTGGATCTTCAATGGTTGCAAATGCGATTGTTCACTTGGCATTTAGTTATCTGACAACACTAACTGTAGATTTAGCATTTCTTATCGAGAGTCAGACTCAAGAGGAACTTCCAGAGCAAATTCTTGGGGCTGTAAGGTTCTCAGAGCTAAATCCAGATTCAGCTGGCCTATATGAGCTGTCATCTGAAGTGGGTTCTGGAAGTCTGCAGTCATCTCTACCTACAAGATTGTGGAAATCAATTGGGCTTGGTTTACCTCAGCTGTTACACCTTGGGACTCAAGACTTCTCTTCCCCTATATCAGATAATGCCAATGGCGGTCTGCACTCAGAAGCTGATGAAAAGAACAATGAAAATTGGTAAGATGTATGTGCATTTCATATTTGCTATTTTTTTGGTTTTAGGTAGCTTCCCAAATTGAAATATGACTTTCACAATTGAAAATTATTTAAGaactatacaaacaagttttgttGCAGAAATTATACTATTCCTATAGTAGTATTAGTTGTAAATGCAATGTCATGACTGTGACAACCTGCATCCACTTGCATCAACTATATGCTGGTTTCTACTTTTGTTACTTTCAACATGAAGGTAGGCTTATGCATAGCACAATGCATGTCAATCCAATTATTTATGTTACATGGATATCTGTTGgtacttcttggatatgattttgCTACTTAAAAGAGTATGCCTTTATCGAAAAATCCTAAACCAGGAAAAATATTAAAACAGCAGCCTGGTGATGTTAGTATCGCAGAATAGTCAATACCCCTCATGGTTGCATCATACATAACTGATTCTATATCAGCAACTGTAGCAGTCCTTGCCCTATCATACTGACAGTGTTAGTAACAAGAATAAACTTTAACGTCCAAGATGCCAAGCTGTTATTAGTTTGTATCACCAGTAGCACACATACTATCAATATGAAATATCACAAGAGCAGTGTCATTCATGGGCTCTATtaagttattattattttcaaccaTGTACCTGGACCCACCTCCCCAGACAACACCAAATTTTAAATGCTGATCAAGCCAATACATGCCAGTTGGTTGTTATCGGTTCatgtttattattttattcaatgatatagAGTGGTGCAGCTCAATATACTGCCTACTATATTAGTAACATACCAATCATATAGGTTATAGAAATTGGTTATGACCAGTGTTTAACACCTTGTATTGTGCAAATTGTTTCTATGATAGTAGTTGCCCTTTAATAAGATATGACTTTATGCTGTAAATAATTCACATATTACAAGTTTTGGACTCATATATTTGTGATGTGTGCTTTTCATAATGAGTATCATCTGTCATGTGCAATAAATCATGGATCATGTGTTAAGGAGTTTTTTACATGTTCATTTACATATGACCATAGTAGGtttttaaaatcataatttaattCATTATCGAGGCAAAAacaataaaattataagatttaatAGTGATTTTAGATGCCCGATATTATACCCTGGTGACAACCAGTATTAGTATTAGACCGAGATTTTAAAACTTGGTATCATACAACAAAACTTGTTCTTTGCAATTTCATTCTTGTAGAGTTTAGTATGTTGTCAAGAATTATTATTGTTCCTTCATAATTGACCTTTAGCAACTGTAGCTCTTCTATATGGATGACATGTTTTTATTGAACAGTCAGAATCTTCTTTGTTTTACATGTTCCTGGGTATAGCATCATACTTTTCTTTTGGACCACAACTAATTTTAGAAGATGGAGAGAATTTTCACCTTTTAATACTTTTCCTATTGTATGTATATATTGGAGTTTACTTGTGTTTACTATGTCATCAGGGAACATAACCTTTTAGCCCTTAGATACTGTTCTTGCTCATATATCTTGGTAATCAATAGTTTTTTTTATCTTCAACAAAAATTCTACCGATCAATTTTGTTTAATGTGGCACTATgccttttaaatatattatacttATCTGGTTCCATGTGTCAAGATCTCGGTGATCCTTGGAGCGGGTTATTTGTGGTTTAATCGATTTCAATCGTCAAAATTTGGTGTATTGGAAGTATCTGCATCCTGTTGTGCCCATCTTCCTTGTATATACATCAGCATCGTTTGCTAGGTGAACTGATTGCCAGAATTATCATGACCTATTAATCAGAATGTTTCTTGGGGAAACCCAAAAATGCATTTTTACCTGAAGCAACTTTCTTTGCAAATAATTACAACTCAAAACTCATATAGGATGTATCAGAATATCTTCTGAACTTTCAGGTCCTTTTCTCTTTTGATGTTTTACATTTTCTGACATCATCAAAGGAATATATTTATTCTCTGCAGATTCCTTCGGGTGCTGGCCCTAAAATTCTACTGGAGAAACAAGAGTGATGGCTCGGGTAAATACCGTCTCCCGGAAAAAGAATAGTCCATGGTAAAATATCTAGTTTGTCTATACATGAATTTGTCATTAAATCATTCGTTGGATTACTCTGTGGATGATATAGTTATGTGATTTGAAGGCTTTGTTGAGCTCCTCCTTTTTAAGCCCACTGCCTTCTTTATGTAGATGGTTGCGATACAGAATCATGAAttaattgtttattttattttggcAATTTGTTTCACTTTTCTGTTTGTTACACTCCTAAGTAGCAGAGCATTTTAGGCCAACTTTAATGTTCTCTGTGCTATCAAAGAAAAGCATTGCAATAATGTCTGATGAAAACTCAGCTGTTGGCAATGACTCTTCATCTTACATCATTGGTCGAAATGGCGTTATTGTGATTAGTTTTGATGGATTTTTCTTAGTGACTTCTTTTGGCAATTCTGAGCGTCGGTGGTATTGGATGTTCGATCCTTCAGAGTGGATACTGTCCCTCAGAAAGACATaccattagtacaacaccaaATAGAATGTGAATCTTGTAATTGGATTGGTTATCTGCTTTAACATTGTGCCACGTTAACGCACccgaaagaaaagaaggaaaacacaTTGTGCCGTGCCCTTTTTCCTCTGTTAAGTATAGGGCCAACTGATGCACTTTTAACAATCTAGATTTTGATGCAATCTTGACTCGCTGCAGGCTACAAAACTCCAAACTTAAGTTGAAGAACCGAAAAGAATTGGTTGGCCCAATGGATCTCACATCGTCGGTCTCGAGGGTTATATTTAATACACTGGtctttgtttattttttgttAAAACATTCGAATGAGTAAAATTTTGTCTCGACTTGGAATAAATCTCTAACAGTTTTAATCATTGTACTATCTTCGTCATTTTTGTCACCTACTCCTCCGAGTAGAAAAGATACAATACCATATACTGGTTCATTTCTTAGTTGAGTACTCTTGCATCGACCCGAAGTTCCTCACTTTtaactattttgatgagaagtccattgacactggtcttacgaagtttcttaatTTTTGCCCTTCAGTCTTGTATCGGtatttggagtttgcctctgtattCTCCATCACTTTGGTATCTTtcacgactaagcgctctccctctataaAAGTAAGGGATCGATAACTCTATGGAAGTCTCATCTTTGTGGTACTATGACACTGTCATGCCCATAGCTTTGTTGCCTCGTATTTGTATTTTTTTCTTCGTGAACGGTAAATACGCCTTTGCAACACTATAGCACTCATCTGAGTTCACattcattctaatcgatgcttggttttgggtagctaagtctcgtTAGACTTGTCATTTCCTCGCTCCTTTCGATCATCTTCTTCAAAACCTTTGTGTTTTTCTAGTAGCTTCTCTTAGTCTATAGAAAGATAGATTGTAACTCCCAAGCATGGCCTCTTCCATAATATTGAAAGGCTCGCATCAATTCTGCTTTTTTTTGCATCCTTAGTAGTAATGTTTacttactcgaccttatcctctgacttatTGGGCTCACTTAAGCGAATATTAGCTTTAGAGCAGTTCAACCCTCTAACTACtttgatcatacctttgtatgattaAGTCCCCCATCCCTTTCCCCCCATGAGAGTCACTAGTACTTATACTTGAAGTTCTCCCTAGGTGGCACACAATCCCTATATGCTGAAAATCAAGACTTTCATCCGacgtaaaatttgatgcacgcataaGACCCACCATTGCATTCATTCCTTGAACTCATACTCATTTTTATTGTCATGTTATTTATCGAAGTAGAGCTTAAAGTAGCTCCTGATTCTCTGTATAATCAAGTCTCTTGTGGGACTTGTCTTGTGTGCATTGCATTACTTCGAACTATTCCATTACGATTTGTTGCATAATGTTACCTCTTGATGACATCTCCATTATATTTTGATCTTTGTAAGATGAACTCAGATTGTGATTTTTCTATGTGGCATATGCCAGCTCATCACAGGGCCTCTGTCACCTTTGATTGTATTCGTTTCTTTGACAATCGAGTTTCGTTCACCCACCCTCGGGTTATACCTAAATGAAACGCAACTCTAGGATAGTTTGTTTCCTGGCAATTCTCGAAGTCTACCAACTTCGCTGATATTGGTGTGTCATTATCTAGATTCTGGGTCCTTGCCCCCAGAACAATCTCCGTTGCATACTCTTTCCTTCGAAGCAACTCGAATGAtaacactatgacatattcttcaagagtacccactttCACATCCTCGTCTTATGCCAGAGCCTTATACTTAACTTCGTCTCTACAAAGTTGAGTTGCCTCTCTCAAATGCATAAgtaagataaggtgcatatgccccgAAGCTCCGTTTGACTTTGATACCGTATAGGTTGAGTCTACTCCATCTGAATGAGATACTCATGAAATGATATGATCTTGCCCTTACCTATACATGAGTTTCTGTCTTTGACTTTTGCCTAGGAAAAGTTTCGTGCTTTCGCTCAGTGTTCCATCTTCTATATCAACTAACTTCATGCGACTTGGGCACTTCACCAAGTTCCACCCAAGTCGTTTTGCTCCTCAATTTGCATCTAGTTGATGGTGGCCTTTATTTGACTCTTGATATTTATATtatctctaagtgtgccttcatttgatgTTACCTTGGATTACTCTCTCACTTTATCTTATAATGCATCTACTAATGCATTACCTCATGTGAGATCACGCAATGACTTCTCGTCGCTCGCTCAATCCATTGAGCTTTATGGATATATTGTCTTCAGATACTCTTTAATATGTGCGATTTGTTACATATGATTCTTTCTCTAAAGAACCATGACTTATCCCTCCTAAATATTTATCCCGTTGTAGCAACTTTTCTCTTCACATCCTTCACTCTGAAAATTtcaaagaccaccatccccttggactgctCTGCCTTGTTGAACAAACTATGTCATATTCTACTACTgtgaatgcacttgctagattgtgactctttACCAATATAGCTCTCATTGCATCCCTCAAGGTTTAGTAACATGCTACTACACATTTCAGTATTCTATGAGCGTATTCTTCCCATGCTAaagagaaaagttttaatactCTATGACGTCGAGTTTTAGTTATCTTAGGATGGCTATAAATAGTCTATCATCCTTATACAAGCCCttatatgagtaccaaattctttgagttagtaatttccctcacctctgtgagctttgcacaactctttcgctcACTGAGCAATCTATCCATCTTTATACAGTCTTATTATTTGCCAAGTGCCTtggttgtcttgagcaccatcaagtttggTTGATAATATTGAACTATAGCTCGAACTCAATTATCACAACCTTTGTTCGCTATAGGTTCTTCTCACTTTGCTTGTCTTTATGGTGCATCTCGTGCAAAGGGTTAACGATTCCTCTAAATGCtagtctcagatgctcgctcttcTAAACGATTCATTTCCTTACATCtcaaaacttgtttctcttaaataGTCGCACGTGTTAGCTGGTCTGAATGCAGCTCAATTAGGTCTCTCACGTTTGTATACCAAGTGTTTCTAAGTATatttgtcccgctttgataccatctatcacagacttAGTTAGTTTTTCCTAAATCGTACGACACCCTTGAATGTCCATATGCAAAGAGTcccttaaggacctacaaaagagaagacgggCTAGAGAAAACATTTAACTCGAGAttccacaagtaatcatttcagcaaatacttgatagacaatataaattataaacatagatcTCGTAACCTCTGAATGATGGCGTGACAAAGGATCCAAGATTGTCTGTCGTGACCAAAAGTCGTTAAAAGTGCTACTGAGGTAGCTCCTGAGTGTTATGCTAGTTGACACTTTGCACTACTCTACAAAGCTAGAAAACCTCCAAAATGATTATCTGAATGATTTATTTCTAGGTAATTGTTTCTTTATACGATGACTGCATACAATATGTATTTACAAGTCTGAAACAATAACAAAAGCTAACCAAAATAGGGTTGTCAAACCTATTACAAACTTTGtgtaaagtatgaacaaaaccAAATGATATGAACATTACATCGAATATCATGCTTATAATCTTAGATCCCATTAGAACTTTCAAGTTCATGTATTTCATTCTGATGGAGTAGACTCAACCTataataacttatatttttttatataaaaattaaaaactaaCCTATACTATCACACCTCCtcagaaataaataagaaaaatcgaGCAAATTACGATAACAATGTGATCAAATCAACCTGGCGCGATCCAATACCTCTCCATCCGGATCGGTCCGTGAGATGAACTTAGGCACCCAGCAATGAATGCAATACGGGTGTGGTCATGCGATCATCTCAACATATCGGATTGCATCGAAACTCCATAATTAAACGTACTTAGGCGAGAGTGGTACTGATCCTGTACAAGTCAAGCTATGACTATCTCTATAAAGATATATGAATGCTTAAACAATCCAAACTAGTGGACGTCGACGATCATTTATCTCATTGCATTGCATCATGATAAATTATATTCCAGAAAGAGCTACTTATGACACATCACAATCGTCATTGCATTGCATCATGAGAAAGAGCTACCTATGAAACAACACATCACAATATAAGATCACCACCGGGGTAAATGACACGATGTGCTCAGCACAAGATCAATATCACCCCATATTAGATGATACAATCTCTATACCATTTCTTTCTCGATAAAAATCTCAATAAAAATCAATACACATCAATGTATCGAGTGATTTCAAGCCCTGACGGACGACTAATACAACATGAACTAATAGGATGCAGACGATACAAACCCGAGGCCTGACGACTAAGACAATACAAACATTAAATTGGGTACTTTGGATTTATCAAGCAAATGGATTTGTTATCCCATTATATTATATTCACAAAGTACACAACATATGATACTACTGGAGACGCAAATCTAATTCAAAAAAGGCATTTAGTTTACATTAATTTTCACGTCTTAAACTCTTATCAGGAAACATGACGCGACCTGCATTAGTTCAATTTGTATTAACGCTATtgttaaaatttaagaaaaaaaagtaaTTGGCACGACAAGATCTGGCTTGATAGCAGCTCAAGCTTCAGTCATCGAGCCAAAAGGAAGCCCCACAGAGGCCTACAAACTATATATGTGGTGACACATTAACATAATTCATAGTAGTCCAAAATATAACACAGATGAGAAAAGGATACTATGAACAGGCAAAACCAAgtaataaaagacaaaggcaaaaCTTTCCttcgaattaaaatgcatttGATGCAAACTTGTGCTAAAGTATCGCAGTAGTGGCTGCATAGACAAGCTAAGAAGTTACCTTTATAGACAGCAGTGACTGCTGCAGAGCA is a window from the Musa acuminata AAA Group cultivar baxijiao chromosome BXJ2-1, Cavendish_Baxijiao_AAA, whole genome shotgun sequence genome containing:
- the LOC135598341 gene encoding protein ENHANCED DISEASE RESISTANCE 2-like isoform X1 — its product is MAGPDCERDYSWIEKVKSGGSVPCLEPENCSNGWATPPGDKFMIRGPNYLSDKVKIPGGGYILKPLGFDWIKGPTKIGNLLSNTNHRVRRAIDDETARGNNPFVWAFNLQIPSKDNYSAIAYFVALEPIQDGILVDKFLKGDDTFRNSRLKLIANIVEGPWIVRTAVGEQAICILGRALSCKYMSESNYFEVDVDIGSSMVANAIVHLAFSYLTTLTVDLAFLIESQTQEELPEQILGAVRFSELNPDSAGLYELSSEVGSGSLQSSLPTRLWKSIGLGLPQLLHLGTQDFSSPISDNANGGLHSEADEKNNENW
- the LOC135598341 gene encoding protein ENHANCED DISEASE RESISTANCE 2-like isoform X2 codes for the protein MAGPDCERDYSWIEKVKSGGSVPCLEPENCSNGWATPPGDKFMIRGPNYLSDKVKIPGGGYILKPLGFDWIKGPTKIGNLLSNTNHRVRRAIDDETARGNNPFVWAFNLQIPSKDNYSAIAYFVALEPIQDGILVDKFLKGDDTFRNSRLKLIANIVEGPWIVRTAVGEQAICILGRALSCKYMSESNYFEVDVDIGSSMVANAIVHLAFSYLTTLTVDLAFLIESQTQEELPEQILGAVRFSELNPDSAGLYELSSEVGSGSLQSSLPTRLWKSIGLGLPQLLHLGTQDFSSPISDNANGGLHSEADEKNNEN